A window of the Flavobacterium sangjuense genome harbors these coding sequences:
- the uvrA gene encoding excinuclease ABC subunit UvrA, with amino-acid sequence MKSTEIATLEPKKNILIKGAQIHNLKNLDVVIPRNELVVITGLSGSGKSSLAFDTLYAEGQRRYVESLSSYARQFLGRLDKPKVEYIKGIAPAIAIEQKVNTTNARSTVGTSTEIYDYLKLLFARIGKTFSPVSGNEVKKDTVTDVIAKVKTFALDSKWLLLSPIHLEQGRQLEDKLKVLLQQGFARILVNNEMVRLDEIDQHSFDNKDILLIIDRIVVKEEEEFFNRLADATQTAFFEGKGICYLQELDSNKRLTFSSNFELDGITFLEPNIHLFSFNNPYGACPTCEGYGNIIGIDDELVIPNTALSVFENAIFPWRGESMSWYRDQLVNSAYKFDFPIHKPYFELTDEQKDLVWKGNSYFTGLNDFFHELEEKNYKIQNRVMLSRYRGKTKCTTCKGKRLRKEANYITVGGKTISELVDLSIKRLIPFFNELTLSEYDQKVAKRLLLEINNRLAFLSDVGLDYLTLNRNSATLSGGESQRINLATSLGSSLVGSMYILDEPSIGLHPKDTERLIKVLKNLRDLGNTVIVVEHDEDIMKAADRIIDIGPEAGTFGGELVAEGTFDEILKADSLTAKYLNGELEISVPKKRRKSNNFIEIKGARENNLQNVDVAFPLESLTVITGVSGSGKSTLVKKILFPAMQKKLEGIGDKAGQFTELSGSFSHIRHIEYVDQNPIGRSSRSNPVTYIKAYDDIRDLYAKEKLSKVRGYQAKHFSFNVDGGRCETCKGEGSINVEMVFMADVSLPCETCGGKRFKKEVLEVAFEGKNIDDILTMTIDDAIAFFTENKQTKITQKLQPLQDVGLGYVQLGQSSSTLSGGEAQRIKLASFLVKGVTKEKALFVFDEPTTGLHFHDIKKLLASFDALIEKGHSIIVIEHNLDLIKCADWIIDLGPEGGENGGQLLAVGTPEDIVKNKNSVTGYYLKDKL; translated from the coding sequence ATGAAAAGTACTGAAATTGCTACTCTTGAACCTAAGAAAAACATCCTGATTAAAGGCGCTCAAATCCACAATCTAAAGAATTTGGATGTTGTAATTCCACGAAACGAATTGGTTGTCATTACCGGACTTTCGGGTTCAGGAAAATCGAGTTTGGCATTTGATACATTATATGCCGAAGGCCAGCGTCGCTATGTGGAAAGTTTATCATCTTACGCACGTCAGTTTTTGGGAAGATTGGACAAGCCAAAAGTGGAATACATCAAAGGAATTGCGCCGGCAATTGCCATTGAACAAAAAGTAAATACAACTAATGCGCGTTCAACCGTCGGAACTTCTACCGAAATTTATGATTATTTAAAACTGCTTTTCGCCCGAATCGGGAAAACCTTTTCACCGGTTTCGGGAAATGAAGTAAAAAAAGATACCGTCACCGATGTTATTGCTAAAGTTAAAACGTTTGCTTTAGACAGCAAATGGCTGCTCCTGTCACCTATTCATTTGGAACAAGGAAGACAATTGGAAGACAAACTAAAAGTGTTATTACAGCAAGGTTTTGCCCGAATTTTGGTGAACAACGAAATGGTGCGTTTAGACGAAATTGATCAACATTCTTTTGATAATAAAGACATTCTTTTAATTATTGACCGAATCGTAGTTAAAGAGGAAGAAGAATTCTTCAATCGTTTGGCAGATGCAACGCAAACTGCTTTTTTTGAAGGTAAAGGCATTTGTTATCTTCAGGAATTGGACTCTAATAAGCGATTGACTTTTAGTTCTAATTTTGAATTGGATGGCATTACTTTTCTAGAACCAAACATTCATCTTTTTAGCTTTAATAATCCTTATGGTGCTTGCCCAACCTGCGAAGGTTACGGCAATATCATTGGTATTGATGATGAATTGGTGATTCCGAACACAGCACTTTCTGTTTTTGAAAATGCTATATTTCCGTGGCGTGGTGAAAGTATGAGTTGGTATCGAGACCAATTGGTAAACAGTGCTTATAAATTTGATTTTCCGATACACAAGCCTTATTTCGAATTAACTGACGAACAAAAAGATTTGGTTTGGAAAGGCAACAGTTATTTCACCGGATTGAATGATTTCTTCCATGAACTGGAAGAGAAAAATTATAAAATTCAGAATCGCGTAATGTTGTCACGTTATCGTGGTAAAACCAAATGTACAACTTGTAAAGGCAAGCGTTTACGCAAAGAAGCAAACTATATAACCGTTGGAGGAAAAACCATTTCGGAATTAGTTGATTTATCAATCAAGAGATTAATTCCTTTCTTTAATGAACTTACACTTTCAGAATATGATCAAAAAGTTGCCAAACGTTTATTATTAGAAATCAATAATCGATTAGCTTTCTTAAGTGATGTTGGCCTGGATTATCTGACTTTGAACAGAAACTCGGCCACGCTTTCCGGTGGTGAATCACAGCGTATTAATTTGGCTACTTCGCTTGGAAGTAGTTTGGTTGGTTCAATGTATATACTCGATGAACCAAGCATTGGTTTACATCCAAAAGATACCGAGCGCTTAATCAAAGTCTTGAAAAACCTTCGTGATTTAGGAAATACTGTTATTGTGGTTGAGCATGATGAAGATATTATGAAAGCTGCTGACAGGATTATTGATATTGGTCCCGAAGCCGGAACTTTTGGTGGTGAATTAGTTGCCGAAGGAACATTTGATGAAATCTTAAAAGCTGATTCTTTAACAGCAAAATATTTAAACGGAGAATTAGAAATTTCTGTTCCGAAAAAAAGAAGAAAGTCTAACAATTTTATTGAAATAAAAGGCGCTAGAGAAAACAATCTTCAAAATGTAGATGTCGCTTTTCCATTAGAAAGCTTAACAGTTATAACCGGAGTTTCGGGAAGTGGAAAAAGTACGTTGGTAAAGAAAATTCTATTTCCGGCGATGCAGAAAAAGTTAGAAGGCATTGGAGACAAAGCCGGTCAATTCACAGAATTATCGGGAAGTTTTTCGCATATAAGACACATTGAATATGTTGACCAAAACCCAATTGGGAGAAGTTCGCGTTCAAATCCTGTGACTTATATCAAAGCGTATGATGACATTCGCGATTTGTATGCCAAAGAAAAGCTATCCAAAGTTCGTGGTTATCAGGCCAAGCATTTCTCTTTTAATGTTGATGGTGGACGCTGCGAAACCTGCAAAGGCGAAGGTTCAATAAATGTAGAAATGGTTTTCATGGCCGATGTTTCTTTGCCTTGCGAAACTTGTGGTGGAAAGCGTTTCAAAAAAGAAGTTTTGGAAGTAGCTTTTGAAGGTAAAAATATTGATGACATTTTAACGATGACTATCGATGATGCTATTGCCTTTTTTACCGAAAACAAACAGACAAAAATCACTCAGAAACTACAACCTCTGCAAGATGTTGGTTTGGGATATGTGCAATTGGGACAATCTTCTTCAACTCTTTCAGGCGGTGAAGCACAGCGTATTAAACTGGCTTCGTTTTTAGTAAAAGGTGTTACCAAAGAAAAAGCATTGTTCGTATTTGATGAACCAACGACAGGTTTGCATTTTCACGATATCAAAAAACTATTAGCTTCATTCGATGCATTAATTGAAAAAGGCCATTCGATTATTGTGATTGAACACAATCTGGATTTGATAAAATGTGCCGATTGGATTATTGATTTAGGTCCGGAAGGTGGTGAAAACGGTGGACAACTTCTAGCAGTAGGAACACCCGAAGATATTGTGAAAAACAAAAATTCCGTTACCGGATATTATCTAAAAGATAAGCTATAA
- a CDS encoding RNA polymerase sigma factor, with amino-acid sequence MAKSNLSDAVLVNNYIAGDENSLALLIDRHQSRIYGYIFSKVSDRDLTEDIFQETFFKVIHTLKSKKYYNEEGKFLSWVLRIASNLIVDKFRNDKKMPLKRDTEEFSIFSNIKDSSLDIEKKLIKNQVDIDLKMIIQKLPHDQREVIMMRYYSDMSFKEIADFTGVSVNTTLGRMRYAITNLRKVIEKNKIYLPS; translated from the coding sequence ATGGCTAAATCAAATCTTTCTGATGCAGTATTAGTTAATAACTACATCGCTGGTGATGAGAATTCTCTTGCTTTATTAATCGACAGACACCAATCCAGAATTTACGGATATATCTTTTCCAAAGTTTCGGATAGAGATTTAACGGAAGATATTTTTCAGGAAACTTTCTTCAAGGTTATCCACACGCTAAAATCAAAAAAATATTACAATGAAGAAGGTAAATTTCTATCATGGGTTTTGCGAATAGCAAGTAATCTTATTGTGGATAAATTCCGTAATGATAAAAAGATGCCTCTAAAAAGAGATACTGAGGAATTCTCTATTTTTTCGAACATAAAAGATAGCTCTCTGGATATTGAAAAAAAATTAATCAAAAATCAAGTTGATATTGATTTAAAAATGATAATTCAAAAGTTGCCTCATGATCAAAGAGAAGTGATTATGATGCGTTATTATTCGGATATGAGTTTTAAGGAAATAGCTGATTTTACTGGCGTTAGCGTTAATACAACACTTGGAAGAATGCGTTATGCGATTACGAATTTAAGAAAGGTCATAGAAAAAAATAAAATTTATTTACCTTCTTAA
- a CDS encoding endonuclease III domain-containing protein, giving the protein MTKQERATVVINTLKEIYPEIPIPLNHKDPYTLLIAVLLSAQCTDVRVNQITPILFAKADNPYDMVKLSVEEIKEIIRPCGLSPMKSKGIYGLSEILIAKHNGLVPQSFEALEELPAVGHKTASVVMSQAFGVPAFPVDTHIHRLMYRWNLTNGKNVQQTEKDAKAIFPKELWNDLHLQIIWYGREYSPARGWNIENDPITKLIGRKSVLDEYYKKTSRLV; this is encoded by the coding sequence ATGACCAAACAAGAACGTGCAACAGTTGTTATAAATACGTTAAAAGAGATTTATCCTGAGATTCCAATTCCGCTTAACCATAAAGATCCATACACTTTGCTGATTGCCGTTTTGCTTTCGGCTCAATGCACTGATGTTCGTGTCAATCAAATTACTCCTATCCTATTTGCTAAAGCAGACAATCCTTATGATATGGTGAAACTATCGGTAGAGGAAATCAAAGAAATTATACGACCATGTGGCCTTTCTCCAATGAAATCAAAAGGCATTTATGGATTGTCGGAAATACTAATTGCAAAACATAACGGACTTGTTCCACAATCATTTGAAGCTTTAGAAGAGTTACCGGCTGTTGGTCACAAAACAGCTAGTGTGGTGATGTCACAAGCTTTTGGCGTTCCCGCTTTTCCTGTAGACACACATATCCATCGATTAATGTATCGCTGGAATTTAACCAATGGAAAAAATGTTCAACAAACCGAAAAAGATGCTAAAGCTATTTTTCCAAAAGAACTTTGGAACGATTTACACCTTCAAATAATTTGGTATGGCAGAGAATATTCTCCGGCAAGAGGCTGGAATATAGAAAATGACCCAATTACCAAACTTATTGGAAGAAAATCAGTGTTGGATGAGTATTATAAAAAAACATCCCGTCTCGTTTAA
- the bcp gene encoding thioredoxin-dependent thiol peroxidase, with product MTTLQKGDKAPDFSGFDQDNKFHQLEDYAGKKLVVFFYPKADTPGCTAEACDLRDNFERFKANNYELLGVSADSAKAQAKFKTKFHLPFPLLADEDKSVIEAFGVWGPKKFMGREYDGINRTTFVINEEGIIEEVITDVKTKVHAAQILK from the coding sequence ATGACAACACTGCAAAAAGGAGACAAAGCACCTGATTTTTCAGGGTTTGACCAAGACAATAAATTTCACCAATTAGAAGATTATGCCGGGAAAAAGTTGGTTGTTTTCTTTTATCCAAAAGCGGATACACCAGGATGCACAGCAGAAGCTTGTGATTTAAGGGATAATTTTGAACGGTTTAAAGCTAATAATTATGAATTACTTGGCGTTAGTGCTGACAGTGCTAAAGCTCAGGCTAAATTTAAAACTAAATTCCACCTGCCTTTTCCTTTATTGGCAGATGAAGATAAATCAGTTATTGAAGCTTTTGGCGTTTGGGGGCCAAAAAAATTCATGGGCAGAGAATATGATGGTATCAACAGAACTACTTTTGTTATCAATGAAGAAGGAATAATTGAGGAAGTTATTACCGATGTGAAGACTAAAGTACATGCAGCCCAGATTTTAAAATAA
- a CDS encoding TonB-dependent receptor, whose protein sequence is MERSDSYIKLKGDKVIEQIPSLKDKAMRINFNENIYGTFAEIGAGQETVRHFFRAGGSSGTIAKAMSAYDKDFSDAIYGIEDDGRYVTEGRLKNMLSHEVELIEKRLSRDKHPNKLFFSYANTVSTIDFAKQFKGHGWVGIKYQVEADEDYNEITLHIRFKENDARLQQETLGVLGVNLIFGAFYKYNDPKKLLRYLYDHLDKDQLEIDTINFSGPRFANVDNRLMSLQLVKNGMTDAVMFGPDGQNILPASILYKKNILALRGSFRPVTQVNMDMYEKSLKMFLEESKVEKENALVVFEITLSNLRSEGEIDERDFMDRAELLCSLGQTVMISNFQEYYKVVEYFASYTKARMGLAMGVNNLIDIFDEKYYRHLSGGILEAFGKLFYRDLKVFLYPMEDETGEIINSQNLKVHPRMKELYKFFAYNGKVVDITDFDKGHLKIFSREVLKMISTGTPGWEELLPTGIAEIIKKHQLFGYDPNRVMQKV, encoded by the coding sequence ATGGAAAGATCAGATTCTTATATAAAATTAAAAGGAGATAAAGTTATAGAGCAAATTCCTTCATTGAAGGACAAAGCAATGAGAATTAACTTTAACGAAAATATCTACGGAACCTTTGCAGAAATTGGCGCCGGCCAGGAAACAGTAAGACATTTTTTTAGAGCTGGTGGCTCTTCTGGAACCATTGCGAAAGCGATGTCTGCTTACGATAAAGATTTTAGTGATGCTATTTACGGAATTGAAGATGATGGTAGGTATGTTACTGAAGGCCGTTTAAAAAACATGTTAAGTCACGAGGTTGAATTAATAGAAAAGCGATTAAGCAGAGACAAACATCCAAACAAATTGTTTTTTAGTTATGCCAATACTGTTTCGACTATCGATTTTGCAAAGCAATTCAAAGGTCACGGTTGGGTTGGCATAAAATACCAAGTTGAGGCTGATGAAGATTATAATGAAATCACATTACATATCCGTTTTAAAGAAAATGATGCCAGATTACAACAGGAAACGCTTGGAGTACTTGGTGTTAATTTGATTTTTGGTGCGTTTTATAAATACAATGACCCAAAAAAATTATTGCGTTATCTATATGATCATTTAGATAAAGATCAACTAGAGATTGATACAATCAATTTTTCCGGGCCACGTTTTGCCAATGTGGATAACCGATTGATGAGTTTACAGTTAGTAAAAAATGGTATGACCGATGCGGTAATGTTTGGTCCGGATGGGCAAAATATTCTTCCGGCTTCTATTCTTTACAAGAAAAACATCTTAGCATTACGAGGAAGTTTCCGTCCTGTTACTCAGGTAAATATGGACATGTATGAGAAATCATTAAAAATGTTCCTCGAAGAAAGCAAAGTTGAAAAAGAAAATGCCTTGGTAGTTTTCGAAATAACTTTATCAAACCTGCGCTCTGAAGGTGAAATTGATGAAAGAGATTTTATGGACAGAGCCGAATTATTATGTTCGTTAGGTCAAACTGTAATGATTTCAAATTTCCAGGAATATTATAAAGTAGTCGAATATTTTGCCAGCTATACCAAAGCCAGAATGGGATTGGCCATGGGAGTAAATAATTTGATTGACATTTTTGACGAAAAGTATTACCGTCATTTGAGTGGTGGAATTCTGGAAGCATTCGGAAAATTATTCTACCGTGATTTAAAAGTTTTCTTGTATCCAATGGAAGATGAAACCGGAGAAATCATTAATTCCCAAAATCTAAAAGTGCATCCTCGTATGAAAGAATTGTACAAATTCTTTGCTTATAACGGAAAAGTAGTTGATATCACTGATTTTGACAAAGGACATCTTAAAATTTTCTCACGTGAAGTGTTGAAAATGATTAGTACCGGAACTCCTGGTTGGGAAGAACTACTTCCTACAGGAATTGCAGAAATCATAAAGAAACACCAACTTTTTGGATATGACCCGAACAGAGTAATGCAGAAAGTATAA
- a CDS encoding MBL fold metallo-hydrolase encodes MQVYFLGTGTSQGIPVIGSNHPVCKSADPKDKRLRVSVWVSWEENSVVIDCGPDFRQQMLTSGCEKLDAILFTHEHADHTAGLDDIRPFFFRQKKDIPVYAHSRVLENLNRRFDYIFETENKYPGAPGVQTFAVNNNEDFKIGQTKITPVEVNHGNLQVFGYRIQDFVYLTDVKTIDTAEIEKLKGVKVLVVNALREEPHQTHFSLQDALDFIHLVQPERAYLTHISHLLGFHEEVQQRLPKNVFLAYDNLTITL; translated from the coding sequence ATGCAAGTTTATTTTCTTGGTACCGGGACTTCACAAGGCATTCCAGTTATAGGAAGTAATCACCCAGTTTGTAAAAGTGCTGATCCAAAAGATAAAAGATTGCGTGTTTCGGTTTGGGTTAGCTGGGAAGAAAATTCAGTTGTCATTGATTGTGGTCCCGATTTCAGGCAGCAAATGCTGACTTCCGGTTGTGAAAAACTTGATGCCATACTTTTTACACACGAACATGCTGATCATACTGCCGGTTTGGATGATATTCGCCCTTTTTTCTTTAGACAGAAAAAGGATATTCCGGTATATGCGCATTCTCGGGTTTTAGAAAACCTAAACAGGCGGTTTGATTATATTTTTGAAACGGAGAACAAATATCCGGGAGCACCCGGAGTTCAGACTTTCGCAGTAAATAACAATGAAGATTTTAAAATCGGGCAAACTAAAATTACGCCCGTAGAAGTCAATCACGGAAACCTTCAGGTTTTTGGTTATCGAATTCAGGATTTTGTATATTTAACCGATGTAAAAACTATCGATACCGCTGAAATTGAAAAGCTAAAAGGAGTAAAGGTATTGGTTGTGAATGCTTTGCGCGAAGAACCACATCAAACACATTTTAGTTTGCAGGATGCATTAGATTTTATACATTTGGTTCAACCTGAAAGAGCTTATTTGACACACATCAGTCATCTCTTGGGTTTTCATGAAGAAGTTCAGCAACGATTGCCGAAAAATGTGTTTTTGGCTTACGACAATTTAACAATTACGCTTTAG
- a CDS encoding alpha/beta hydrolase, whose protein sequence is MSLSLQHLVREPKIKLDKNPLLLLLHGYGSNEEDLFSFASELPDEYYVISARAPYNMMYGSYAWYAINFDADENKFSDIGQARQSRDIIAYFIDELVNAYPIDSARVTLIGFSQGSILSYAVALSYPEKVQRLVAMSGYLNTEIAVDDFKNNNFSNLKIFASHGTVDQVIPVEWARKSIPVIESLGIPVVYKEYPVGHGVAPQNFFDFKNWLQS, encoded by the coding sequence ATGAGTTTATCGCTTCAACACTTAGTAAGAGAACCTAAAATAAAACTGGACAAAAATCCTTTACTCCTATTGCTTCACGGGTATGGCAGTAATGAAGAAGATTTGTTTTCGTTTGCATCCGAACTTCCGGATGAGTATTATGTTATTTCTGCGCGCGCACCTTATAACATGATGTATGGAAGTTATGCCTGGTATGCGATTAATTTTGATGCCGATGAAAATAAGTTTTCAGATATTGGTCAGGCGCGACAATCGAGAGACATTATTGCCTATTTTATTGATGAGTTGGTTAATGCTTATCCTATTGATTCAGCCAGAGTGACACTGATTGGTTTTAGCCAGGGTTCTATTTTGAGTTACGCAGTCGCTTTGTCGTATCCTGAAAAAGTACAGCGATTGGTTGCTATGAGTGGTTATTTGAATACAGAAATTGCAGTTGATGATTTCAAAAACAATAATTTTAGTAATTTGAAAATCTTTGCTTCACATGGAACCGTTGATCAGGTCATACCAGTTGAATGGGCACGAAAATCGATACCCGTTATAGAAAGTCTGGGAATTCCAGTGGTGTATAAGGAATATCCTGTGGGTCATGGCGTGGCGCCACAAAACTTCTTTGATTTTAAAAATTGGTTACAATCATAA